In Chitinophaga nivalis, a single genomic region encodes these proteins:
- a CDS encoding DUF3472 domain-containing protein, with the protein MKRTLSGALFMGALSLSSCYKSGITSGENKPVAAGKSTTAAAGLTDLAVSLGANAWLTQPAAGGGEVVASYGLANWTSTGAVFSAYFRTSVTGTLHLAMRAKVPSGSSQLKITAAGQSQTITASGSTYQTVDIGDFNVTDTGYVKVDFQGVTRTGGYFADVSDLYISGAATSGRLHYIQNDVYWGRRGPSVHLGYTPPAGKNIAWFYNEVTIPTGQDPIGSYFMSNGFSQGYFGIQVNSSTERRVLFSVWSPANTDDPNSIPDSLKIELLRKGPNVVSGSFGNEGAGGQSYLVYNWQAGNTYRFLTKAEPVAQNKTIFTSWFYAPETGSWQLIASFKRPQTNTYLTGLYSFLENFSTDTGFKGRKGQYGNQWVCDTNGNWYELTTAKFTGDATATAQSRMDFAGGVENNRFYLRNCGFFAGFLKLNTPLSRTASGTAPVINFNQLP; encoded by the coding sequence ATGAAAAGAACACTATCCGGTGCCCTGTTCATGGGGGCTTTGTCTTTGTCATCCTGCTATAAGAGCGGTATTACTTCCGGTGAAAACAAACCGGTTGCTGCGGGTAAATCAACAACAGCAGCTGCGGGCCTCACCGACCTGGCCGTATCCTTAGGCGCCAATGCCTGGCTGACACAACCGGCTGCAGGTGGCGGCGAAGTAGTAGCCAGCTATGGCCTGGCCAACTGGACCAGCACCGGCGCTGTTTTCAGTGCCTACTTTCGTACCAGCGTCACCGGCACCCTCCACCTGGCCATGCGGGCCAAAGTGCCTTCCGGCAGCAGCCAGCTGAAAATTACGGCTGCCGGGCAATCCCAAACCATCACTGCTTCCGGCAGTACCTATCAGACCGTAGATATCGGTGATTTTAACGTAACAGATACCGGCTATGTAAAGGTCGATTTCCAGGGAGTGACCAGAACAGGCGGATACTTTGCAGATGTATCAGACCTGTACATCAGCGGGGCAGCTACCAGCGGCCGTTTGCACTATATTCAAAATGATGTGTACTGGGGGAGAAGAGGGCCTTCTGTACACCTGGGCTATACGCCGCCAGCTGGTAAAAACATTGCCTGGTTTTACAATGAGGTTACCATACCCACCGGCCAGGACCCCATAGGATCTTACTTTATGTCGAATGGATTCAGCCAGGGATATTTTGGTATACAGGTCAACAGTAGTACAGAAAGAAGAGTCCTGTTTTCTGTTTGGAGTCCGGCCAATACAGATGATCCCAACAGTATTCCCGACTCGTTGAAAATAGAACTGCTCCGCAAAGGACCGAATGTAGTCAGCGGCAGCTTTGGTAATGAAGGCGCCGGCGGACAAAGTTACCTGGTATACAACTGGCAGGCAGGTAATACCTATCGGTTCCTCACCAAAGCAGAACCGGTGGCACAAAATAAAACCATCTTCACCAGTTGGTTTTATGCCCCTGAAACCGGCTCCTGGCAGTTGATTGCGAGTTTCAAACGGCCGCAAACAAATACCTATCTCACGGGTCTTTATTCTTTCCTCGAAAACTTCTCTACCGATACTGGTTTTAAAGGACGTAAAGGGCAGTATGGTAATCAATGGGTATGCGATACCAATGGCAACTGGTATGAGCTGACGACTGCGAAATTCACAGGCGACGCTACAGCAACTGCCCAGTCGCGTATGGACTTTGCCGGTGGCGTGGAAAACAATCGTTTCTATCTCCGTAACTGCGGGTTCTTTGCAGGCTTCCTGAAACTGAATACGCCGCTCAGCCGCACGGCTTCCGGTACGGCGCCGGTGATTAATTTCAATCAGTTACCGTAA
- a CDS encoding glycoside hydrolase family 19 protein, with amino-acid sequence MKIQTRYLNVALILCLLISPLLPAVSAYAGNKSTAHLISAHAYRGQGADSLITAAEWDAIFPHRFNPDDRTGAGTLPTTAAKDFYSQANFVEAVRRMSNIKAILERRCGTNYYRVTRIDKTTGAQVVIRNDAGFNESTWSNRAIVTETLDYGTFVNEGDLIARKRELVAFLANISQETTGGWPTAPGGQYAWGLYFREEQGYEGTSNIGYRDETSTLYPPAPGKSYHGRGPIQLSYNYNYGQASEFLYGDKNILLAAPEKVIQDGAIAFETAIWFWMTPQYPKPSCHDVMVPGKWTPTAAETAAGLKPGFGATVNIINGGLECGGASENTKVLNRIAHYQRYATIKQVSLELNGGNNAGNCGCANMGRFTIDNGECSSITAISFTQPVNGLITTTSLTPVTFTVTKNDPRREITSLYLTINGQRFNDSTAQWTPPAYQQYVATATASRTKGDTLRTSLTFAVWNNVTFEGCKNLPAWQANKDYTAAGNVVLYNNNIYRNKWWAGSTAVPGSSDIWELLGACTNGPRPDSGCGGIAAWLSTKAYSTNEQAVFKNKIYKAKWWTQNNQPDTNSGDGKPWTFVRDCGTTPAAAISNEAPQATGNRLFIYPNPVAGNTLNVTVKAAAGEKLIVRLLHISTLHPIVQKNVVAETKGDNLIQLDVSRVPSGTWVLQITSEYSRKPLSTMIVRQQ; translated from the coding sequence ATGAAGATCCAAACACGTTATCTGAACGTAGCCCTCATTCTGTGCCTACTCATTTCCCCATTGCTTCCTGCCGTCAGTGCCTATGCCGGTAACAAGTCGACAGCACACCTTATTTCCGCGCATGCCTACCGCGGCCAGGGAGCAGACAGCCTTATCACCGCTGCCGAATGGGATGCGATTTTTCCACACAGGTTTAATCCGGACGACCGTACCGGTGCAGGTACCCTGCCTACCACTGCTGCCAAGGATTTTTATTCCCAGGCAAATTTTGTGGAAGCCGTACGCCGGATGTCCAACATTAAAGCCATACTGGAAAGACGCTGTGGCACCAACTATTACCGGGTTACCCGTATCGACAAAACCACCGGCGCCCAGGTGGTTATCCGCAATGATGCAGGCTTCAACGAATCTACCTGGAGCAATCGCGCCATTGTAACTGAAACGCTGGACTACGGCACCTTCGTGAATGAAGGTGATCTTATTGCCCGCAAACGGGAACTGGTTGCCTTCCTGGCCAACATCTCCCAGGAAACTACCGGTGGCTGGCCTACCGCACCAGGCGGACAATATGCCTGGGGTCTTTATTTCCGTGAGGAACAAGGCTATGAAGGTACCAGCAACATCGGGTATCGCGATGAAACCAGTACCCTTTATCCGCCTGCTCCCGGCAAATCCTATCATGGTCGTGGCCCTATTCAGCTGAGCTACAACTACAACTACGGACAAGCCAGCGAATTCCTGTACGGCGACAAAAACATCCTGCTGGCAGCACCTGAAAAAGTAATTCAGGATGGCGCCATCGCCTTTGAAACGGCCATCTGGTTCTGGATGACCCCACAGTATCCCAAACCATCCTGCCATGATGTAATGGTACCTGGCAAATGGACGCCTACCGCCGCTGAAACAGCTGCCGGCCTGAAACCCGGCTTCGGCGCTACCGTTAACATCATCAACGGTGGTCTGGAATGTGGTGGCGCTTCTGAAAACACCAAAGTACTGAACCGCATCGCCCACTATCAGCGTTATGCCACCATCAAACAGGTGAGCCTGGAACTGAATGGCGGTAACAATGCCGGCAATTGCGGCTGCGCCAACATGGGCCGCTTTACAATTGACAACGGAGAGTGCAGCAGTATTACTGCCATCTCTTTCACACAGCCAGTCAATGGATTGATTACTACTACCTCTTTAACACCGGTAACCTTTACCGTTACCAAAAATGATCCACGCCGGGAAATCACCAGCCTGTATCTGACCATCAACGGACAACGGTTCAACGACTCTACTGCCCAGTGGACGCCTCCTGCCTATCAGCAGTACGTGGCTACCGCCACTGCGTCACGGACCAAAGGCGATACCCTGCGTACCAGCCTGACCTTTGCCGTATGGAACAATGTAACCTTTGAAGGATGTAAAAACCTGCCGGCATGGCAAGCCAATAAAGACTATACCGCAGCCGGTAATGTTGTCCTGTATAACAATAACATCTATCGCAACAAATGGTGGGCAGGTAGTACTGCTGTTCCTGGCAGCAGCGATATCTGGGAATTGCTGGGCGCCTGTACCAATGGTCCGCGGCCGGATTCCGGCTGTGGTGGCATTGCCGCATGGCTTTCTACCAAAGCTTACAGCACCAACGAACAAGCCGTATTTAAAAACAAAATTTACAAAGCCAAATGGTGGACACAGAATAATCAACCTGACACCAACAGCGGCGACGGTAAACCCTGGACGTTTGTACGTGACTGTGGTACAACACCCGCTGCTGCTATCAGCAACGAAGCACCACAGGCAACCGGCAACCGTTTGTTCATTTACCCTAACCCCGTAGCCGGCAACACCCTGAATGTAACCGTAAAAGCGGCTGCAGGAGAAAAACTGATTGTACGACTGTTACATATCAGTACCCTGCACCCGATTGTACAGAAAAATGTGGTAGCCGAAACCAAAGGCGACAACCTCATACAACTGGATGTAAGCCGTGTACCAAGTGGTACCTGGGTATTACAGATCACCAGTGAATATTCCCGCAAGCCGCTCTCTACTATGATTGTACGGCAGCAATAA
- a CDS encoding NAD-dependent epimerase/dehydratase family protein gives MQTKRIFIMGITGYIGGSVGVRLAAAGYQVTGLVRKAADVARITALGIRAVHGSLYDPIFLQDNFRDQDIVINLTDADDAFAATAILDALQGTDTLFIHTSGAGIIGDKAAGAYTGTQIHDSFPTHPLLERAGRAAIDREILRRANTVVICPAMVYGPGTGLKPDSDQIPALMRAAVNYRQGIYVGAGLHVSSHVHIDDLTQLYLLAIDKAVPGSYYFAANGQTPFREMATAISTRLGFGGVTTSIPLATAIDLWGPAKAHFGLGSNILVSSEKARQELDWTPVHTDLLSDILTSPLPADLPYPV, from the coding sequence ATGCAAACAAAACGGATATTTATCATGGGCATCACCGGTTATATTGGTGGTTCCGTAGGCGTACGACTCGCCGCCGCAGGTTATCAGGTGACCGGTCTGGTCAGGAAAGCAGCCGATGTAGCCCGGATAACGGCATTGGGTATACGCGCCGTTCATGGCTCCCTCTATGATCCAATATTTTTACAGGACAACTTCCGGGATCAGGATATAGTGATCAACCTCACCGACGCCGACGATGCCTTTGCCGCCACCGCTATACTGGATGCGCTGCAGGGCACCGACACCTTATTTATTCATACCTCCGGCGCCGGTATTATCGGCGATAAAGCGGCTGGCGCCTACACCGGCACACAGATACACGATTCCTTCCCGACACACCCTTTACTGGAAAGGGCCGGCAGGGCTGCCATTGACCGGGAAATCCTGCGACGGGCCAACACGGTGGTGATCTGCCCGGCGATGGTGTATGGCCCGGGAACCGGATTAAAACCCGACAGCGACCAGATACCTGCGCTGATGCGGGCAGCCGTCAACTACCGGCAAGGCATATACGTAGGCGCCGGGTTACACGTTAGTTCCCATGTACATATTGATGACCTGACACAACTATATCTGCTGGCCATCGACAAAGCCGTACCTGGCTCCTACTACTTTGCAGCCAACGGGCAAACGCCTTTCCGCGAGATGGCCACGGCCATCAGCACCCGGCTTGGATTTGGTGGCGTGACTACCAGTATTCCGCTTGCAACGGCCATCGACCTATGGGGACCTGCGAAAGCGCATTTCGGACTGGGATCCAATATCCTGGTAAGCAGCGAAAAAGCCCGGCAGGAGCTGGATTGGACGCCGGTACATACAGACCTGCTCTCCGATATTCTTACCAGCCCGCTCCCGGCAGACCTCCCATATCCAGTCTGA
- a CDS encoding cold-shock protein has protein sequence MARSQETGGKKDKEKKKAKHRQDKLERKEERKANNSKGKSLEDMLAYIDEDGNITSTPPDPNKKREFNPEDIQLGVPKAVDEPIDPIRKGVVKFFNESKGYGFIIDQQTQESIFVHINQLSTPIKEKDKVSYEVERGPKGLNAVQVKKIS, from the coding sequence ATGGCAAGATCCCAGGAAACAGGTGGTAAAAAAGATAAAGAAAAGAAAAAAGCAAAACACAGACAGGACAAACTGGAAAGAAAAGAAGAACGCAAGGCTAATAACAGCAAAGGAAAGAGTCTTGAAGATATGTTGGCCTACATAGACGAGGATGGCAACATCACGTCTACGCCACCAGATCCCAACAAAAAAAGAGAGTTTAATCCGGAAGACATTCAGCTGGGTGTTCCTAAAGCTGTTGATGAACCGATTGATCCGATCCGCAAAGGCGTTGTTAAATTTTTCAATGAGTCCAAGGGATATGGATTTATCATTGATCAGCAAACCCAGGAGAGTATTTTCGTACATATCAATCAGCTCTCCACTCCGATTAAGGAAAAGGATAAAGTGTCGTATGAAGTGGAAAGAGGCCCTAAAGGACTGAATGCCGTTCAGGTTAAAAAAATAAGCTAA
- a CDS encoding AraC family transcriptional regulator produces MPRNIFQPLEIVTLRTDHIDCPPQSNSYFELAYVASGSGFRIVGGHRIYFQQNYLFLHLPNEYTSIELQEHTVLHFIRFQRILFNSQVPQQGISFQDWFRRIEYILFSNHEQAANLLVSTADQEMIIPLMQLIIGENESRQPCADLNLSASLFILLNMVARNILQRSLPAGGGNHKEKDILNYINYHIFNPDKLSLASIAAAFAISPAYFSAYFKNKYGTTLKQYILHYKLKLAESRLKYTPLSLTEIAAELQFTDTSHLNRIFKKYKGIFPRDIKRNLVAPAS; encoded by the coding sequence ATGCCAAGGAATATATTTCAACCACTGGAGATAGTTACATTACGTACAGATCACATCGATTGCCCGCCACAATCCAACTCCTACTTTGAACTGGCCTATGTTGCCTCCGGCAGCGGCTTCAGGATAGTGGGCGGGCACCGGATCTACTTTCAGCAAAATTATCTGTTCCTGCATCTCCCGAATGAATACACCAGTATTGAATTACAGGAACATACCGTTCTCCATTTCATCCGGTTTCAGCGTATTCTCTTCAACAGCCAGGTACCGCAGCAAGGTATTTCTTTCCAGGATTGGTTCCGGCGAATCGAATATATCCTGTTCAGCAACCATGAACAAGCGGCCAACCTATTGGTTAGTACGGCAGACCAGGAGATGATCATTCCGCTGATGCAGCTGATTATCGGGGAGAATGAATCCAGACAACCCTGTGCAGATCTGAACCTGAGCGCCTCCTTATTTATCCTGCTCAATATGGTGGCACGCAACATCCTGCAACGGTCTTTACCTGCCGGTGGCGGCAACCACAAAGAAAAAGACATCCTCAACTATATCAACTACCACATTTTCAATCCGGACAAATTATCGCTGGCCAGTATTGCCGCGGCATTTGCCATTTCCCCGGCCTATTTCAGCGCCTATTTCAAAAACAAGTATGGTACTACCCTGAAACAGTATATCCTCCATTACAAACTTAAACTGGCAGAATCCCGGTTAAAATACACACCGCTGTCGCTCACAGAAATTGCGGCCGAATTGCAGTTTACGGATACCAGTCACCTGAACCGGATCTTTAAAAAATACAAGGGTATCTTCCCCCGGGATATTAAAAGAAACCTCGTTGCCCCGGCATCATAA
- a CDS encoding S41 family peptidase → MIKKTALIFFACLAGRSLHAQVDAGLFRYPTVSQSQIAFSYANDIWIVPKEGGTAIKLISPPGVEAFPKFSPDGKTLAFTANYDGNDDVYVLPVTGGVPLRLTQYDGPDRVISWTRDGKNVLFASGRESTKSRFNQFYTIPATGGPATKLPLAYAEFGSYAPDGKSIAVTTRTQNFSNWKRYRGGMKADIHIFRFDKLTSENISAKSEAGNEFPMWHNDYIYLLSDRGTEKRMNLWRYHLTDQSFEQLTHYKDYDVHQPSIGPAEIVYEAAGKIYLLSLADNQSREVKVSITTDLAALKPYTLHAAKFVQTAAISPDGRRALVNARGEVFSLPAAKGFVKDLTRTSGVAERYPVWSPDGKSIAWWSDQSGEYELWLAAAGKEDQARKITSYGPGFRYKPHWSPDGKKIAFIDQAAKLHVLDIATGKTADIDQALFYSHNNLDGYTFSWSPDSRWLAYSRDGDNMHERVFLYDTRNNQRHQVTSGFYDCSRPVFDPEGKYLYVLTNQSFKATYSNIDNTFAYANATLIGAIPLKKEGPALVPVENDAVSLEKEDTPAAPAAGKDKKDKKKKDTPAPADAAATGIDLDGMEARLTLLPIPNGNYSRLGAVKGKLLYISYSGMIDSEEPPVLKYFDIADHKEKTIIKDPGQYELSADGEKILITGSTYGVINVAENQKIDTALPVNDMEMLVDPRQEWKQLFIDTWRMERDYFYDPHMHGLDWNSIKEKYLRLLEGARTREEVSFVINEMLGELNASHTYNIGGDYESRKRENVGYLGVDWQPEGDYYKIGRIIRGAAWNAEARSPLDEPGVNIREGDYILAVNGKPLTTAQEPYAVFQTLANKVVELTYNSRPSWEGAKTAIVKTLRSDYRLRHLAWIESNRKRIAEATNNQVGYIYVPNTGIDGQDELIRQLNGQWDKAALIIDERFNSGGQIPDRFIEMLNRQPLSFWATRDGKPMPMPSYGNFGPKVMLVNGWSGSGGDAFPDYFRRKGLGPIIGTRTWGGLIGISGVPPLIDGAEITVPTFRQYNPDGTWFREGHGVDPDIAVDENLGDMAKGIDPQIERAITEIKSMLQTKSYKAPAPPPFEVR, encoded by the coding sequence ATGATAAAAAAAACTGCTCTTATCTTTTTTGCATGTCTTGCAGGAAGGTCACTACATGCGCAGGTAGATGCTGGCTTATTCCGCTATCCCACTGTATCACAATCGCAGATTGCTTTCTCTTATGCCAATGACATTTGGATTGTTCCGAAAGAAGGAGGAACAGCTATCAAGCTGATTTCTCCCCCCGGTGTGGAAGCCTTTCCCAAATTCTCACCGGATGGCAAAACACTGGCCTTTACCGCCAACTATGATGGAAACGACGACGTATATGTACTGCCGGTGACCGGTGGGGTACCGTTGCGTTTAACACAGTACGACGGCCCTGACAGGGTGATCTCCTGGACGCGGGACGGCAAAAACGTACTCTTTGCTTCCGGCAGGGAAAGTACCAAAAGCCGTTTTAACCAGTTTTACACCATCCCCGCTACCGGCGGCCCTGCTACCAAACTGCCGCTGGCCTACGCCGAATTCGGTTCCTATGCGCCCGATGGTAAAAGTATTGCGGTAACTACCCGTACCCAAAACTTCAGTAACTGGAAACGTTACCGGGGCGGGATGAAAGCGGATATCCATATTTTCCGTTTCGATAAACTGACGTCAGAAAATATCTCCGCCAAAAGCGAAGCCGGTAACGAGTTTCCCATGTGGCATAACGATTACATCTATCTGCTGTCCGACCGCGGTACCGAAAAAAGGATGAACCTCTGGCGCTATCACCTGACAGATCAATCATTCGAACAGCTCACCCATTATAAAGACTATGATGTACATCAGCCTTCCATAGGCCCGGCAGAAATTGTATACGAAGCTGCCGGCAAAATTTACCTGCTGTCACTGGCCGACAACCAGTCCCGCGAAGTAAAGGTGAGCATCACCACCGATCTGGCTGCCTTAAAACCCTATACCCTGCATGCGGCTAAATTCGTACAAACGGCTGCTATCAGCCCTGACGGCCGCCGGGCGCTGGTAAATGCAAGAGGAGAGGTGTTCTCCCTGCCGGCTGCCAAAGGATTTGTAAAAGACCTCACCCGCACCAGTGGCGTGGCAGAACGTTATCCGGTATGGTCCCCCGACGGAAAGTCTATTGCCTGGTGGAGCGATCAGTCGGGCGAATATGAACTGTGGCTGGCTGCTGCCGGTAAGGAAGATCAGGCCCGGAAAATTACGTCCTACGGCCCGGGATTCCGCTACAAACCACACTGGTCGCCAGATGGCAAAAAAATAGCGTTCATCGATCAGGCAGCTAAATTGCATGTATTGGATATCGCCACCGGTAAAACGGCAGATATTGATCAGGCGCTGTTCTATTCGCACAATAACCTGGACGGCTATACGTTCAGCTGGTCGCCGGATAGCCGCTGGCTGGCCTATAGCCGCGATGGTGACAATATGCACGAAAGGGTATTCCTCTATGATACCCGCAACAATCAGCGCCATCAGGTAACCAGCGGATTCTATGACTGTTCCCGGCCGGTCTTTGATCCGGAAGGCAAATACCTCTATGTGCTCACCAACCAGTCATTCAAGGCTACTTACAGCAACATCGATAATACGTTCGCCTACGCCAATGCCACCCTCATCGGCGCTATTCCGCTGAAAAAGGAAGGACCTGCGTTGGTACCGGTAGAAAATGATGCGGTAAGCCTTGAGAAAGAAGATACGCCTGCTGCCCCTGCTGCGGGAAAAGATAAAAAAGATAAAAAGAAAAAAGACACGCCTGCCCCTGCAGATGCTGCTGCCACCGGCATTGATCTGGATGGTATGGAAGCACGGCTTACCTTATTACCTATACCAAATGGTAACTACAGCCGGCTGGGAGCTGTTAAGGGCAAACTATTATATATCAGCTATTCCGGGATGATAGACAGTGAAGAACCACCGGTACTGAAATATTTCGACATCGCCGACCACAAAGAAAAAACGATTATCAAAGATCCCGGTCAGTACGAGTTATCCGCCGATGGCGAAAAAATACTGATAACCGGCAGCACCTATGGTGTGATCAATGTAGCGGAGAATCAGAAAATCGATACGGCCCTCCCTGTCAATGATATGGAAATGCTGGTAGATCCGAGACAGGAATGGAAACAATTGTTTATCGATACCTGGCGCATGGAACGCGATTATTTCTATGATCCCCATATGCATGGATTAGACTGGAACAGCATAAAGGAAAAATACCTCCGCCTGCTGGAAGGTGCGCGTACCCGCGAAGAAGTGAGTTTTGTCATCAATGAAATGCTGGGTGAACTGAATGCCTCGCACACTTATAATATTGGCGGCGATTATGAAAGCCGCAAACGGGAAAATGTAGGCTACCTGGGAGTAGACTGGCAACCGGAGGGCGACTATTATAAAATCGGCCGGATTATCCGGGGAGCTGCCTGGAATGCAGAAGCCCGCTCTCCACTGGATGAACCAGGAGTAAATATCCGGGAAGGAGATTACATCCTCGCCGTAAACGGGAAGCCACTCACCACCGCACAGGAACCTTATGCTGTTTTTCAAACGCTGGCCAATAAAGTAGTGGAACTCACCTATAACAGCCGTCCTTCCTGGGAAGGCGCTAAAACCGCCATCGTAAAAACGCTGCGCAGCGATTACCGCTTGCGCCACCTGGCCTGGATAGAAAGTAACCGGAAGAGGATTGCGGAGGCCACCAATAATCAGGTAGGATACATTTATGTACCCAATACCGGTATCGACGGGCAGGATGAACTGATTCGCCAGCTCAACGGACAGTGGGATAAAGCGGCCCTCATCATCGATGAACGTTTCAATAGCGGCGGACAAATTCCGGATCGTTTTATTGAAATGCTCAACCGCCAGCCGCTTTCCTTCTGGGCTACCCGCGATGGTAAACCCATGCCGATGCCTTCCTATGGCAACTTCGGACCTAAAGTAATGCTGGTCAATGGCTGGAGCGGTTCCGGCGGAGATGCTTTCCCGGACTACTTCCGCAGAAAAGGCCTCGGCCCGATCATTGGCACCCGTACCTGGGGCGGCCTGATTGGTATCAGCGGCGTACCACCGCTGATCGACGGCGCAGAAATTACCGTACCTACCTTCCGGCAATACAATCCGGATGGCACGTGGTTCCGGGAAGGCCATGGCGTGGATCCGGATATTGCAGTAGATGAAAACCTGGGAGATATGGCCAAAGGAATTGATCCGCAAATCGAACGCGCTATTACGGAAATCAAAAGCATGTTACAAACCAAATCCTACAAAGCGCCGGCCCCGCCGCCCTTTGAAGTCAGGTAA
- a CDS encoding DUF6268 family outer membrane beta-barrel protein, translated as MTIVSMQQTLPPSKPFKVVEKGKRYYIILALLLGIPAQKALAQLGGVPLLQPGMSVSVDYLPASHYIRPEDSLKTGATTSQKRYNFATSFLLHSRVDTATGKARLWGLGTTASYTQLTNKDYEKTLFPKELLATDITLQHFRTINKKWSLMAMLMVGLYTDMEKIDQNDVFINGGVVFIKQHNRKFAYGFGAVLTNSFGTPMVLPALMLRWKTGERYKIDVNFPQSISVTSSLSKYTDLALALRLRGGAYDVEQHPGNKRVMGTADISIGLENTWHLSRKIDFVAAGGSILLNKMEFQEKSLSEMFKTRPEHRLGANYFLSAGLRWNFQAKK; from the coding sequence ATGACTATTGTTTCCATGCAGCAGACATTGCCTCCTTCAAAACCATTTAAAGTTGTAGAAAAAGGGAAACGTTACTACATCATCCTGGCTCTTTTACTGGGTATTCCTGCGCAGAAAGCGCTGGCTCAACTGGGTGGTGTACCTTTACTACAACCCGGCATGTCTGTAAGCGTAGATTACCTGCCTGCCTCTCATTATATACGGCCGGAAGACAGTTTAAAAACCGGTGCGACTACCTCTCAGAAACGTTACAACTTTGCCACCAGCTTCCTGCTTCATTCCCGCGTAGACACTGCTACCGGCAAGGCAAGACTCTGGGGTCTCGGCACCACTGCTTCGTATACACAGTTAACCAATAAAGACTACGAGAAAACGCTTTTCCCGAAAGAACTGCTGGCAACCGATATTACCCTGCAGCATTTCCGTACGATCAATAAAAAGTGGAGTCTGATGGCGATGCTGATGGTAGGGCTTTATACAGATATGGAGAAGATCGATCAGAATGATGTTTTCATCAATGGCGGTGTTGTTTTTATTAAACAACATAACCGGAAATTTGCGTATGGTTTTGGTGCGGTGTTGACTAATTCATTTGGTACACCGATGGTTTTACCGGCACTGATGCTAAGATGGAAAACGGGCGAGCGGTATAAGATCGATGTTAATTTCCCGCAAAGCATCAGTGTGACCAGTTCCCTCAGCAAATACACGGATCTGGCGCTGGCACTCCGCCTGCGTGGTGGGGCGTATGATGTGGAACAGCATCCCGGCAACAAACGGGTAATGGGTACAGCTGATATCAGCATTGGTCTGGAAAACACCTGGCACCTGAGCCGGAAAATAGATTTCGTGGCAGCTGGTGGCAGCATCCTTTTAAACAAAATGGAATTCCAGGAAAAGAGTTTATCTGAAATGTTTAAAACCAGGCCAGAACACAGACTGGGCGCGAACTATTTCCTCAGCGCCGGCTTACGCTGGAACTTCCAGGCCAAAAAATAA